AAGAACGACAGCCTCGGGGCGAACTTGTCTATCGCGAGCCCCGCGTTCAGCGCAGCCTTGATGTACTCGAGCCCGTCCGCAATAGTGAATGCGACCTCTTGAACCGCCGTCGCGCCTGCCTCGCGCATGTGATAGCCGGATACGCTCACGGTGTTCCACTTCGGCACGTTCTCCGCACACCAGGCGATGATGTCCGTGACGAGCCGCAGCGACGGTCTTGGCGGGAAGATGTACGTCCCGCGCGCAACGTATTCCTTCAGAATGTCATTCTGTATCGTGCCCTGCAGACCCGTGATGCTCTTGCCCTGCTTCTCCGCGATCACGCAATACATGGCGAGCAGGATGCCGGCAGTGGCATTGATGGTCATCGAGGTCGAGACCTTGTCGAGCGGGATTCCCGCGAACAGAGCTTCCATGTCCTCAAGCGACGAGATGGCGACCCCGACCTTGCCGACCTCGCCCCTGGCCATGGCCGAATCCGAGTCGTACCCCATCTGGGTCGGCAGGTCGAACGCGACCGACAGCCCGGTCTGTCCCTGCCCGAGCAGGTAATGATAGCGCTTGTTCGTGTCCTCGGCTGAACCGAACCCCGCGTATTGGCGCATGGTCCAGAACCGACTGCGATACATGGTCGGCTGTACCCCGCGCGTGAATGGAAAGCTCCCAGGCATCCCAAGCTGCTCTGGGTAGTTCTTCTCGCCCCAGTCCTCCGGTGTGTATGCCCGTTTCAACGGCAAGCCCGAAACCGTCTCCGCCGCCTCAGCCCGCTCCGGCGACCTCTTAAGTACCGGCGCTACGGCCTCTTGCTCCCACTTCTGTACAATCGCTGACAAGGGACCAGGAATTGGGGGTCGGGGATCGGGGTCCGACGCTTGGCGTTCTTGGCGACCTTGGCGGTTTCCCTCCGGTCCTTCATTCGTCATTCGCACTTCGTCATTCGTCATTCGCTCATAGCGGAATGTTCCCGTGCTTGCGCGGCGGATTCGACGCCTGCTTGTCCCTAAGTATCCGGAACGACTCCCCGACCCGGCGCCGCGTATCTTCGAACTCGATCACCTCATCCACAAACCCGAGTTCAGCAGCCTTGAACGGGTTGCCAAACGTCTCTTCGTAGTCCTCAACCAGCTTCTTGCGCGTGCCTTCCGGGTCAGCCGACTCGGCAATCTTCTTCCGATGGATGATGTTCACCGCCCCGTCCGAACCCATCACCGCAATCTCAGCCGTCGGCCATGCGAAGTTAAAGTCCCCACGGATGTGCTTGGACGACATGACATCATACGCTCCGCCGTATGCCCGGCGCGTGATGACTGTCACCTTGGGCACGGTCGCCTCGCAGAAGGCGTAGAGCAGCTTGGCCCCATGCCGGATGATTCCGCCATACTCCTGGTTGGTGCCGGGCAGGAATCCGGGCACGTCCACGAATGTCAGAATCGGGATGTTGAAGCAGTCGAGGAACCGAACGAACCTGCCTGCCTTACACGAGGCATCGATATCAAGACAACCGGCAAGGAACTTCGGCTGGTTCGCCACGATGCCGATGACCTCGCCATTCATCCGTGCGAACCCGATGACGATGTTCTTCGCCCAGAACTTCTGCACCTCGAAGAAGCTGCCCCGGTCAACGACCTTATGGATTATCTGGGTCATGTCGTACGGCTTGCGCGTGTCGTCCGGGATTATCTCGTCGATACCCTCGCACGGCCGATTCGGGTCGTCAAGCTGCGACTCCATAGGCGCCTTCTCGCGGTTGTTCTGCGGCAGGTACGAAAGCAGCTTGCGGCACAGCTCCAGTGAGTCCTTGTCGTCAATCGCCTTGAAATGGGCCACGCCCGAGGTTTCATTGTGCGTACCAGCTCCGCCCAGCTTCTCCTTGGTCACCTCTTCCCTGGTCACCGCCTTGATAACCTCTGGCCCGGTGATGAACATGTAGCTGGTCCGCTCGGACATGATGATGAAATCAGTCAGGGCGGGAGAGTAGACCGCGCCGCCGGCAGTCGGCCCGAGCACGACCGATATCTGGGGAATCACGCCTGAGGCCAGCGTGTTGCGCAGGAAGATGTCGGCGTACGCGCCGAGGCTGTCCACGCCTTCCTGAATCCGCGCCCCGCCCGAGTCATTGATGCCGACAACAGGCATACCTGTCCGCATCGCCATGTCCATCACCTTGCATATCTTCTCTCCGAACACGCGCGAGAGTGTGCCGCCGAACACTGTGAAATCCTGGGAGAAGACTGCCACCTGCCTACCGTTGATAGTGCCGTGTCCGGTCACGACCGCGTCACCGGGAATCCTGCGCTTCTCCATCCCAAAGTCGTGGCAGTCATGGACACGGAGCCGGTCCAGTTCCACGAAGCTGCCCTTATCCAGCAGGATGTCTATGCGCTCGCGTGCGGTCAGCTTGCCGGCAGCGTGCTGCTTGGCGATGGCCTCTTCGCCGCCGCCCAGTTGCGCGGCCCTGTTCCGCTTCTCCAGCTCATCCCTGACGCGTTTGATATGCGACATTTGGAGACTGATGGTAAACAGCAAGCCCTTGCTTGTCAAACCCAGGCGGGTGCCGTCTCTCAGGAACAACCATGGATGAACGCGGATGGACACAGATGAACCGTCGCCGCGGCGTTGACATTTCGGTTCATCCCGCCTATATTGGAGCCATGCCAATCCTGCCTTGTCGGCATCCAGAGAAGCTCATGCGTCAAATCGCTCCCACACGCGACCTGCTCACTAAGCTGGACACAAAGCACCCTGACATTCTGCGTGCCGAGGGCATCGTGCCTGCTGACTATCACGGGAGCATGGTGTTCCGTTCTGCCATCGAGAGCATTCGCGGTACGTTCGCGGCCACTACAAGCCCACGCGCCCAGTTCACCAACGCCATTCTGGCCCGGATGAAGGATGCCGGACTGCTGAAGGACTGGCAATCCATCGGTGGCCGTGGCCGGTGCGACTACAATCTGGTACTCCCGAAGGGACGCGGCGACTGGCATGTCGCAGTCGAGAGTAAGGGCGGCGAAGGCAACAGCTTCAACATCGGCGACCGGCCTAACTGGTCGGATGAATACGTCATCTGGGGCCATCTCGACGGCTCGATAGTAAACCAGCCTGACTACGGCGCGTCGGCGAACTTCTTCACCCGACTTAGCGCCGAGATAGTCGCCAACCGCAAGCGGGTAGATGCGTATGTCGTGTGGGACCGATTCTGCGGCACGAGCATCCGGCCGTGTCCCAAGATGCCCGGTGATGGGATTGGACAGATTCCGTCGCCCTGCGTCTTCCTGCTGCCCCGCGGCGTGCCTACCGCCGATGAACCTTCCCCGCGTCTTGCACGCCTTGACGAGGTCAGGTTCATCACGGCAATGCTGAACTTGACCGGGGTGAAAGAGGCCGCGTGGGACGTTCATGTGAAGCGTGTCGGAATCGAAGTCTATCGCAAGGACTCGACTCAATACAAGTCCGTGCCCATGCGCCGGGTAACGGTCTACCAGGGCGAAGCCGTGCTTGAGCAGAAGGACATCAAGATAACACGCGGTGAGCACATCTTCCGTGACGCGCCGCGCCTGCGTGACAAGCCCAGTTCGTGACATGATCCAGCAAGAGCTCTCCTTCGACACTGAACCGAAGCGGCTTGACCCGCGGCTCTGGCATGGCTCGTTCAACGGCAAGGAAAGCACTCTCCAGCAACTCTCACCCTACGTTGGGAAGCTCAAGTCAGGCATGGTGCAGACTCTCCTGCGGCTGTACTCGCAGGAAGGCGACTGGGTGCTCGACCCATTCTGTGGCTCTGGCGTCGTCCCTCTGGAGGCCCTGCTTCACGGCCGGCGCGCCATCGGGAACGACCTCAGTCCGTACGCCTTTCACCTGACGCTTGGCAAACTCGCGGTGCCAAGGTCAGAGTCCGAAGCCCTGACCCGCGCGACGGCAGCGATGGATGCGGCGGAGACCCGCGCCAAGGAACTCCGCTCCTCAGACTTCCCTGACTACATACGCGCCTTCTTTCACCCGGACACCCTCCTGGAGACTGCCGCCGCATTCGAGGTACTCACCAGCCGAAATGAGCACTTCCTTCTGTCCTGCCTCATGGGCATACTGCACCATGTCCGCCCCGGATTCCTTTCCTACCCGGCGAGTCACCTTACTCCCTACCTCCGTGAGAAGAAGTACCCCCGCGACGAGTACGCCTCGATGTACGCGTACCGGCCGGTTCGGCCCCGCCTCATAGCCAAGGTGCGCCGCGCCTTTCGACGCACCATGGTCGCCAAGCCCTGGCACTCTACCGACTACCAAGTGCTCTGCGAGAACTCAATGCACCTCTCGCTGCCCGACGAGTCCGTAGACCTCGTGCTGTCCAGCCCGCCCTACTTCGGAGCACTCGACTATGCACGCGACAACCGACTCCGACTGTGGTTCCTCGGCTCCAAGGACTGGAAAACGCTTGACCGCTCACTGACGGCGCGGGACGAAGTATACATCCCGCAGATGACGGAGTGCCTCAAGGAGATGGAACGTGTGCTCAAGCCGGGTCGGCACTGCGTACTCGTGCTCGGTGACGTCGAGCGAGACGGCAAGAGCCGGCGGACTGCTGACCTCATTGGCGAGCTGGCTGAGTCAGTGACCGAATCGCGCCTGCGGGTTCGCCATCTCGTCCGAGACGAGATACCCGACATCCGTCGCTCCCGCCGCCGCACGTGCACCACCAAAGTTGAGAAGATCCTGGTGCTCAGGAAGCGTGCCGATTCCACCCGCACTGTCGACGAAGAGCCATTCGCCGTCTATGACCGTCCACCCCGCAAGCCCAAATCCGCCGGCAGGTGGCGACGATAGAATGACCGCAATGAAGTCCGCATGCCGCCGAACCTGCGCGCCGGGCGGAAGCGCGAAGGGAGTCCTACTCGACACCAAGGAGGATTGAGATGGCCACACCCAAACACGTCACCAAGACCGTTTACAAGGTCAGCGATTTCGTCTCTTGGCAGAGGGCTGGCAACCTCTCGCTCAGCCCTAACTTCCAGCGCAGGTCGGTGTGGCGCCCAATCGAGAAGTCGTACTTGGTCGACACCATCATCCGAAACATGCCCATGCCGATCATCATACTGCGCGACATAATCAGACTAGACCGAGGGTCCGTGGAGCCGCTGCGCGAGGTAGTCGACGGACAGCAGAGACTGCGAACACTATTCGCGTTCATAGACCCGAGCGTCATGCAGGACTATGACCCGCTAAGAGACGGCTTTTCCATCAGGAAAGCCCACAACAAGGAACTGGCTGGAAGCGCATTCAGGGACCTGGATCGGGACCTCCAACGCAGAATCCTGTCGTACGAGCTAAGCGTGCACACACTTGAGGCCGGAACGGAGGACCGGGAGGTCTATCAAATATTCGCTCGCATGAACTCGACCGGCGTCAAGCTGAATCCACAGGAGTTGCGTAACGCCCGCTTCTTCGGGGAGTTCAAGTCCTCCATGTTCGACCTCGCAGCCGAGTCTCTCC
The bacterium genome window above contains:
- a CDS encoding DNA methyltransferase, producing the protein MIQQELSFDTEPKRLDPRLWHGSFNGKESTLQQLSPYVGKLKSGMVQTLLRLYSQEGDWVLDPFCGSGVVPLEALLHGRRAIGNDLSPYAFHLTLGKLAVPRSESEALTRATAAMDAAETRAKELRSSDFPDYIRAFFHPDTLLETAAAFEVLTSRNEHFLLSCLMGILHHVRPGFLSYPASHLTPYLREKKYPRDEYASMYAYRPVRPRLIAKVRRAFRRTMVAKPWHSTDYQVLCENSMHLSLPDESVDLVLSSPPYFGALDYARDNRLRLWFLGSKDWKTLDRSLTARDEVYIPQMTECLKEMERVLKPGRHCVLVLGDVERDGKSRRTADLIGELAESVTESRLRVRHLVRDEIPDIRRSRRRTCTTKVEKILVLRKRADSTRTVDEEPFAVYDRPPRKPKSAGRWRR
- a CDS encoding acyl-CoA carboxylase subunit beta; the protein is MSHIKRVRDELEKRNRAAQLGGGEEAIAKQHAAGKLTARERIDILLDKGSFVELDRLRVHDCHDFGMEKRRIPGDAVVTGHGTINGRQVAVFSQDFTVFGGTLSRVFGEKICKVMDMAMRTGMPVVGINDSGGARIQEGVDSLGAYADIFLRNTLASGVIPQISVVLGPTAGGAVYSPALTDFIIMSERTSYMFITGPEVIKAVTREEVTKEKLGGAGTHNETSGVAHFKAIDDKDSLELCRKLLSYLPQNNREKAPMESQLDDPNRPCEGIDEIIPDDTRKPYDMTQIIHKVVDRGSFFEVQKFWAKNIVIGFARMNGEVIGIVANQPKFLAGCLDIDASCKAGRFVRFLDCFNIPILTFVDVPGFLPGTNQEYGGIIRHGAKLLYAFCEATVPKVTVITRRAYGGAYDVMSSKHIRGDFNFAWPTAEIAVMGSDGAVNIIHRKKIAESADPEGTRKKLVEDYEETFGNPFKAAELGFVDEVIEFEDTRRRVGESFRILRDKQASNPPRKHGNIPL
- a CDS encoding DUF262 domain-containing protein, which codes for MATPKHVTKTVYKVSDFVSWQRAGNLSLSPNFQRRSVWRPIEKSYLVDTIIRNMPMPIIILRDIIRLDRGSVEPLREVVDGQQRLRTLFAFIDPSVMQDYDPLRDGFSIRKAHNKELAGSAFRDLDRDLQRRILSYELSVHTLEAGTEDREVYQIFARMNSTGVKLNPQELRNARFFGEFKSSMFDLAAESLPLWRKWGIFSEQQLARMQEVELTTELVQLLQVGVVGKSQPSLDRLYKEGEDEFHFRDKYERNFRDVLQSLDAVAGDKIVHTKFRTITWFYTLFALVYDYQYGLPRDRSASGPVDRRTSRLPASLVRGMVEVDSRLERGDVPETLAKVLRGRTVHADARKKRLAYLKQLCGDD